The Catenuloplanes niger genome includes a window with the following:
- a CDS encoding NADH-quinone oxidoreductase subunit D produces MTLREVTVGTQAGLDTADMVLNIGPQHPSTHGVLRLRLRLDGERVVECEPIVGYMHRGAEKLFEVRDYRQIIVLANRHDWLSAFSNELGVVLAVERLMGLEVPERAVWLRTALAELNRVLNHLMFLGSYPLEIGAITPMFYAFRERETLQTVMEEVSGGRMHFMFNRVGGLKEEVPYGWTGRARAAIDAVRRRMPDLDHLIRRNEIFLARTVGVGVLSAEEAAGFGASGPVARASGLDLDLRRDEPYLAYGELSVPVVTRTTGDCHARFEVLLDQVYASLDLAQACLDRVDRITGPVNVRLPKVVKAPEGHTYAWTENPLGINGYYLVSRGEKTPWRLKLRTASYANVQALSTLLPGCLVPDLIAILGSMFFVVGDIDK; encoded by the coding sequence ATGACCCTCCGGGAAGTGACGGTCGGGACGCAGGCCGGGCTGGACACCGCGGACATGGTGCTCAACATCGGGCCGCAGCATCCGTCCACGCACGGCGTGCTCCGGTTGAGGCTCCGGCTGGACGGTGAACGGGTCGTCGAGTGCGAACCGATCGTCGGCTACATGCACCGGGGCGCGGAGAAGCTGTTCGAGGTGCGTGACTACCGGCAGATCATCGTGCTGGCCAACCGGCACGACTGGCTGTCCGCGTTCTCCAACGAGCTGGGCGTGGTGCTCGCGGTCGAGCGGCTGATGGGCCTGGAGGTGCCGGAGCGCGCGGTCTGGCTGCGCACCGCGCTGGCCGAGCTGAACCGGGTGCTCAACCACCTGATGTTCCTCGGCTCGTACCCGCTGGAGATCGGCGCGATCACGCCGATGTTCTACGCGTTCCGCGAGCGGGAGACGCTGCAGACCGTGATGGAGGAGGTCTCCGGCGGCCGCATGCACTTCATGTTCAACCGGGTCGGTGGGCTGAAGGAGGAGGTCCCGTACGGCTGGACCGGCCGGGCCCGGGCGGCGATCGACGCGGTCCGGCGGCGCATGCCGGACCTGGACCACCTGATCCGGCGCAACGAGATCTTCCTGGCCCGGACCGTGGGCGTGGGTGTGCTGTCCGCCGAGGAGGCGGCCGGGTTCGGCGCGTCCGGGCCGGTCGCGCGCGCGTCCGGACTGGACCTGGACCTGCGGCGGGACGAACCGTACCTGGCCTACGGCGAACTCTCCGTGCCGGTGGTGACACGGACGACCGGGGACTGCCACGCGCGGTTCGAGGTGCTGCTCGACCAGGTGTACGCGTCGCTCGACCTGGCGCAGGCCTGCCTGGACCGGGTCGACCGGATCACCGGGCCGGTCAACGTGCGGCTGCCCAAGGTGGTGAAGGCGCCGGAGGGGCACACCTACGCGTGGACCGAGAACCCGCTCGGGATCAACGGGTACTACCTGGTGTCACGCGGCGAGAAGACGCCGTGGCGGCTCAAGCTGCGCACCGCGTCGTACGCGAACGTGCAGGCCCTGTCGACGCTGCTGCCGGGCTGTCTGGTGCCCGACCTGATCGCGATCCTCGGCTCGATGTTCTTCGTGGTGGGCGACATCGACAAGTAG
- a CDS encoding phytase → MRSPSLRVLGAALAVPTLLLTTTVTPAAAHGPQRLEKLRATAETPALHDDAAGGDADADDPAIWVHPTDRARSRVIATAKNGGLRVYDLRGREVQSIATPPAPGPDDEAGRFNNVDIVAGFRLGGRTVDLAAVSDRGRDQLRFYAIDARTGRLTDVTADDVPFAFNATQAEVNEQRTAYGLDAVDGGYLLVSRRSTPEVGTFRLVADGGRVTYRPVDRLTLPAEFTLPTGARWAPCTDPGDGPQVEGVVVDAVHGVAYLAQEDVALWRVPVRDGRFTGRPGTVEKVREFGIPAAYDEATEECVVDYAADPGFGGRIAADVEGLTIARSTLMVSSQGDDTFYTYDRRSLRPTGHFAVVDGPRTDGSQECDGAAVTATPLPGFPGGLLVVHDGQDTPADGDRPSTNFKFLDAGFLR, encoded by the coding sequence ATGCGATCACCTTCCCTGCGGGTCCTCGGCGCGGCGCTCGCCGTACCCACGCTGCTCCTGACCACGACCGTGACGCCGGCGGCCGCGCACGGGCCGCAGCGCCTCGAGAAACTGCGCGCGACGGCGGAGACGCCGGCGCTGCACGACGACGCGGCCGGCGGCGACGCCGACGCGGACGACCCGGCGATCTGGGTCCACCCGACCGACCGCGCGCGGAGCCGCGTGATCGCCACCGCGAAGAACGGCGGCCTGCGCGTCTACGATCTGCGCGGCCGCGAGGTGCAGTCGATCGCCACGCCGCCCGCGCCCGGCCCGGACGACGAGGCCGGCCGGTTCAACAACGTGGACATCGTCGCGGGCTTCCGGCTCGGCGGCCGGACCGTGGACCTCGCCGCGGTCAGCGACCGGGGCCGCGACCAGCTGCGCTTCTACGCGATCGACGCGCGCACCGGCCGGCTCACGGACGTGACCGCGGACGACGTGCCGTTCGCGTTCAACGCCACCCAGGCCGAGGTGAACGAGCAGCGCACCGCCTACGGCCTGGATGCCGTCGACGGCGGCTACCTGCTGGTCAGCCGCCGCAGCACGCCCGAGGTCGGCACGTTCCGGCTCGTCGCGGACGGCGGCCGGGTCACCTACCGCCCGGTCGACCGCCTGACGCTGCCGGCCGAGTTCACGCTGCCGACCGGTGCGCGCTGGGCGCCCTGCACCGACCCGGGCGACGGCCCGCAGGTCGAGGGCGTGGTGGTGGACGCGGTGCACGGCGTCGCCTACCTCGCGCAGGAGGACGTGGCGCTCTGGCGGGTGCCGGTCCGGGACGGCCGTTTCACCGGCCGGCCCGGCACGGTGGAGAAGGTGCGCGAGTTCGGCATCCCGGCCGCGTACGACGAGGCGACCGAGGAGTGCGTCGTGGACTACGCCGCCGACCCCGGTTTCGGCGGCCGGATCGCGGCGGACGTGGAGGGCCTGACGATCGCCCGGAGCACGCTCATGGTCTCCAGCCAGGGCGACGACACGTTCTACACGTACGACCGGCGCTCGCTCCGCCCGACCGGGCACTTCGCCGTGGTCGACGGGCCGCGCACGGACGGTTCGCAGGAGTGCGACGGCGCGGCCGTGACCGCCACGCCGCTGCCCGGTTTTCCCGGCGGGCTGCTGGTGGTGCACGACGGGCAGGACACGCCGGCCGACGGCGACCGCCCGAGCACGAACTTCAAGTTCCTCGATGCGGGATTCCTGCGCTGA
- a CDS encoding SAM-dependent methyltransferase has product MTRPELGVNSLRWRTAMQTALYGPDGFFTRPGAAGPGGHFRTSAHATAVFAGLLRPLLARVDAALGHPDPFQLVDVGAGRGELLLEIARSDPAGFGARLRPLAVELAGRPAGLPSGIGWTDRIPDRVVGLLLATEWLDNVPVDVAEAGPDGPRYVLTDDTLGEPVSAADAAWLARWYPPLPPGARAEVGITRDQAWSAALTHVERGVALAVDYGHLRAGRPLDGTLTGYRDGRQVPPRADGSTDVTAHVAMDSVADAGAVALGARSPGGYPYRLMSQRDALRALGAGGKRPPLNLAASDPVGYVRALARASEVAELLDPAGLGGHWWLVQAIGVAHPFSPEDGIVEP; this is encoded by the coding sequence ATGACTCGTCCTGAACTCGGCGTGAACAGCCTTCGATGGCGCACGGCGATGCAGACCGCGCTCTACGGACCGGACGGCTTCTTCACCCGGCCGGGCGCGGCCGGGCCGGGCGGCCACTTCCGGACCAGCGCGCACGCCACCGCCGTGTTCGCCGGCCTGCTGCGCCCCCTCCTGGCGCGGGTCGACGCGGCGCTCGGCCATCCGGACCCGTTCCAGCTGGTCGACGTCGGCGCCGGGCGCGGTGAGCTGCTGCTGGAGATCGCCCGGTCGGATCCGGCCGGCTTCGGTGCCCGGCTTCGGCCGCTCGCCGTCGAACTGGCCGGGCGGCCGGCCGGGCTGCCGTCCGGCATCGGCTGGACCGACCGGATCCCGGACCGCGTCGTCGGCCTGCTGCTCGCCACGGAGTGGCTGGACAACGTGCCGGTGGACGTGGCCGAGGCGGGCCCGGACGGGCCTCGCTACGTGCTGACCGACGACACGCTCGGCGAGCCGGTGTCCGCGGCGGACGCGGCGTGGCTGGCGCGCTGGTATCCGCCGCTGCCACCGGGCGCGCGGGCGGAGGTTGGGATCACCCGGGACCAGGCCTGGTCCGCCGCGCTCACGCACGTCGAGCGCGGGGTCGCGCTCGCGGTCGACTACGGACATCTGCGCGCCGGGCGGCCGCTCGACGGCACGCTCACCGGGTACCGGGACGGGCGGCAGGTGCCGCCGCGGGCGGACGGCAGCACGGACGTCACGGCGCACGTGGCGATGGACTCCGTGGCCGACGCCGGCGCCGTGGCCCTCGGTGCGCGGTCGCCCGGCGGGTATCCGTACCGGCTGATGTCACAACGGGACGCGCTGAGAGCGCTCGGGGCCGGCGGGAAGCGACCGCCGCTCAACCTGGCCGCCTCGGATCCGGTGGGTTATGTGCGCGCGCTGGCGCGCGCCTCGGAGGTGGCCGAGTTGCTGGACCCGGCCGGGCTCGGCGGGCACTGGTGGCTGGTGCAGGCGATCGGCGTGGCGCACCCATTCAGCCCCGAAGATGGCATTGTGGAGCCATGA